In a single window of the Candidatus Deferrimicrobiaceae bacterium genome:
- a CDS encoding pyridoxal phosphate-dependent aminotransferase, whose protein sequence is MKLAGRTSKIKPSPTLAITSKAKAMKAQGIDVVGFGAGEPDFDTPDHIKAVAKKALDDGYTKYTPVPGSPELKAAIIAKLKRDNGLEYAPANIIVSLGAKHSIYNVAQAAWEEDDEIIIPAPYWVSYPDIVLLAGATPVIIEAKQENGFKVTPEQLDRAITPKTKCFILNSPSNPSGAAYTKTELKALAEVIVRRDIMVLSDEIYEKLIYDGFEFSSIAQFGEEIKKRTILVNGLSKAYSMTGWRIGYVAADKALVEAMTNIQSQSTSNPVSFCDKASVEALNGPQEFMGLWVAEFDRRRRYITDRLNAMPGVKCLLPQGAFYVFPNFSGVYGKTTPSGKVLTNSTELSAWLLEEHNVALVPGVAFGDDACQRLSYAMSMKAIEKGVDRIDAAVKSLK, encoded by the coding sequence ATGAAACTGGCAGGCAGGACGTCCAAGATCAAGCCGTCGCCGACGCTCGCGATCACCAGCAAAGCCAAGGCGATGAAAGCGCAGGGGATCGATGTCGTCGGCTTCGGCGCGGGCGAGCCGGATTTCGACACGCCCGACCACATCAAGGCCGTCGCCAAGAAAGCGCTCGATGACGGATACACGAAATACACCCCCGTCCCCGGCTCCCCCGAGCTGAAGGCCGCGATCATCGCCAAGCTCAAGCGCGACAACGGGCTCGAATACGCCCCCGCCAACATCATCGTGTCGCTGGGCGCGAAGCACTCGATCTACAACGTGGCGCAGGCCGCGTGGGAAGAGGACGACGAGATCATCATTCCCGCCCCCTACTGGGTCTCCTACCCCGACATCGTGCTCCTGGCGGGCGCGACGCCGGTGATCATCGAGGCCAAGCAGGAGAACGGCTTCAAGGTGACGCCCGAGCAGCTCGACCGGGCGATCACGCCGAAGACCAAGTGCTTCATCCTCAACAGCCCGAGCAACCCGTCCGGCGCGGCCTACACCAAGACCGAGCTCAAGGCGCTGGCCGAGGTGATCGTCCGCCGCGACATCATGGTGCTGTCCGACGAGATCTACGAGAAGCTGATCTACGACGGCTTCGAGTTCTCCTCGATCGCGCAGTTCGGCGAAGAGATCAAGAAGCGCACGATCCTGGTCAACGGCCTGTCGAAGGCCTACTCGATGACCGGCTGGCGCATCGGCTACGTCGCCGCCGACAAGGCGCTCGTCGAGGCGATGACCAACATCCAGAGCCAGAGCACGAGCAACCCGGTGTCGTTCTGCGACAAGGCGTCGGTCGAGGCGCTCAACGGGCCGCAGGAGTTCATGGGGCTCTGGGTCGCCGAGTTCGACCGCCGGCGCCGCTACATCACCGACCGGCTCAACGCGATGCCGGGCGTCAAGTGTCTCCTGCCGCAGGGCGCGTTCTACGTGTTCCCCAACTTCTCGGGCGTCTACGGCAAGACGACGCCGTCGGGCAAGGTCCTGACCAATTCGACCGAGCTGTCGGCGTGGCTGCTCGAGGAGCACAACGTGGCGCTGGTCCCGGGCGTGGCGTTCGGCGACGACGCCTGCCAGCGGCTGTCGTACGCGATGTCGATGAAGGCCATCGAGAAGGGCGTCGACCGGATCGACGCGGCGGTCAAGTCGCTGAAGTAG
- the ilvA gene encoding threonine ammonia-lyase, biosynthetic, with amino-acid sequence MQKLVRQILTSRVYEAAVETPLDEAPVLSRALGNRVLLKREDLQPIFSFKIRGAYNKIAQLTDAERQRGVIAASAGNHAQGVAYSARKLGIRAVIVMPATTPQIKVSAVAALGAEIVLHGEGYSDSAEHCARLADESRMTVVHPFDDELVIAGQGTVGDELLRQSGGRLDAVFVPVGGGGLIAGIGSYLKALRPEIRVVGVEPSDSDAMARSLEKGRRVRLDTVGIFADGVAVREVGKLTFELCRQCVDEIVRVDVDELCSAIKANYEATRSIVEPAGALGLAGLRKYVRLNRPSGKTLVAINSGANMNFERLRYVAERTQIGEQQEALFAVTIPERPGSLKRFCSEVLGDRNITEFNYRLSGRASAQIFVGISIRDGAERFAFTRRLASTGFDSIDLTENDLAKTHIRHMVGGRSSEAGGEVLYRFWFPERPGALARFLEKMGESWNISLFHYRMQGLDYGWVLIGLEIPAGDKTKFRMFLNQLGYRYVEETQNPAYRLFLHAPGESAS; translated from the coding sequence TTGCAGAAGCTGGTTCGGCAAATCCTGACCTCCCGCGTCTACGAGGCGGCGGTCGAGACGCCGCTCGACGAGGCGCCCGTCCTCTCCCGCGCCCTCGGCAACCGGGTCCTGCTCAAGCGCGAAGACCTCCAGCCGATATTCTCCTTCAAGATCCGGGGCGCCTACAACAAGATTGCGCAACTGACCGACGCGGAGCGGCAGCGCGGCGTGATCGCCGCATCGGCCGGGAACCACGCCCAGGGCGTTGCCTATTCCGCACGGAAGCTCGGCATCCGGGCCGTGATCGTCATGCCCGCGACGACCCCGCAGATCAAGGTGTCGGCGGTGGCGGCGCTCGGGGCCGAGATCGTCCTCCACGGGGAGGGCTATTCCGATTCCGCCGAGCACTGCGCCCGGCTGGCCGACGAGAGCCGCATGACGGTCGTCCATCCGTTCGACGACGAACTCGTGATCGCCGGCCAGGGAACGGTGGGCGACGAGCTCTTGCGGCAGAGCGGCGGCCGTCTCGATGCCGTGTTCGTCCCGGTGGGCGGAGGCGGGTTGATCGCCGGTATCGGCAGCTATCTCAAGGCGCTGCGCCCCGAGATCCGCGTGGTCGGCGTCGAGCCGTCCGACAGCGACGCCATGGCGCGGTCGCTCGAGAAAGGGCGACGCGTCCGCCTCGATACGGTCGGCATCTTCGCCGACGGCGTGGCGGTGCGCGAGGTGGGGAAGCTGACGTTCGAGCTTTGCCGCCAATGCGTCGACGAGATCGTCCGGGTCGACGTCGACGAGCTGTGCAGCGCCATCAAGGCGAACTACGAGGCGACCCGCTCGATCGTCGAGCCCGCCGGCGCGCTGGGGCTCGCCGGGCTCCGGAAATACGTGCGCCTGAACCGGCCCTCGGGAAAGACGCTGGTCGCGATCAACTCGGGCGCCAACATGAATTTCGAGCGGCTGCGCTATGTGGCCGAGCGCACCCAGATCGGCGAGCAGCAGGAAGCGCTGTTCGCCGTCACGATCCCGGAACGTCCCGGCAGCCTCAAGCGGTTCTGCAGCGAGGTGCTTGGCGACCGCAATATCACCGAGTTCAACTATCGGCTCTCCGGCCGCGCGTCGGCGCAGATCTTCGTCGGCATCTCGATCCGCGACGGCGCCGAGCGGTTCGCTTTCACGAGACGTCTTGCCTCCACAGGGTTCGACAGCATCGACCTCACCGAGAACGACCTGGCCAAGACGCACATCCGTCACATGGTGGGCGGTCGTTCGTCCGAGGCGGGGGGCGAGGTCCTCTACCGGTTCTGGTTCCCCGAGCGCCCGGGCGCGCTCGCGCGCTTCCTCGAAAAGATGGGGGAGAGCTGGAACATCTCGCTGTTCCATTACCGGATGCAGGGGCTCGACTACGGCTGGGTGCTCATCGGGCTCGAAATCCCTGCGGGCGACAAGACGAAATTCCGGATGTTCCTCAACCAGCTGGGATATCGATACGTCGAAGAGACGCAAAATCCCGCTTATCGCCTGTTCCTGCACGCGCCGGGCGAATCGGCGTCATGA
- a CDS encoding SlyX family protein — MQQERTVQELSDAVYRQERAIERLRREMEQLRDQVGEMNRGGTTDPGEEPPPPHY, encoded by the coding sequence ATGCAACAGGAACGGACGGTCCAGGAGCTGAGCGACGCCGTCTACCGCCAGGAACGCGCCATCGAGCGGCTGAGGCGGGAGATGGAACAGCTCCGCGACCAGGTGGGCGAGATGAACCGGGGCGGCACCACCGATCCCGGCGAAGAACCGCCTCCGCCGCACTACTGA
- a CDS encoding glycosyltransferase family 39 protein — MAVSPDPYPFPSPECPSCLHRLMGMAAADSRAPGDRGIRNAMPSIAILVIAILATFFGAIRNGFVWDDVLFIVRNPFLQDLSNLPKFFLSGDATGTGGMNPYYRPLTTATFAIDYAIWGERAAGFHLTNLIFHLTTTIALFFTARSFTHRNVSALAASLLFAVDPVQSEPVGYISARADLLCAFFMLAACLAYFRFEDSEKHRYLALSLAAFAMGLLSKIVALAIIPLLALHLLQFRRDRSRWITLIPFGVLALAFMAARSWVLKMETWGTDPILDRVANAGIHLVIYIKNAFVPVDLGVYYDFPPAKSPWEPGVVASWLFLLTVGFVLFRLARRCPAVVFGAGWFFVALVPVCGIFMKLYPTPIADRYLYIPLVGLAIAVSVLIEKLPSQRRFRWGKAALLPVVVACILAFSFQTAGRLETWHDQLTFWQAAAAEAPSNPYVINAYGCALRIAGNLPEAERTLKAAITLENDRATPYINLCLIELRRSNLKAAERYTLRALQLEPFNPIALNLLAIVKAEKGWNQEAILLFREAIRLNPYYTDARINLEMLLRQTKDELG, encoded by the coding sequence ATGGCCGTTTCTCCCGATCCGTATCCTTTCCCCTCCCCCGAATGCCCTTCCTGTCTCCACCGCCTGATGGGCATGGCGGCGGCCGATTCGCGCGCTCCCGGGGATCGCGGCATCCGGAATGCGATGCCGTCGATCGCCATTCTGGTTATCGCGATCCTGGCAACCTTCTTCGGGGCAATCCGCAACGGTTTCGTCTGGGACGACGTCCTCTTCATCGTGCGGAATCCGTTTCTGCAGGATCTGTCCAATCTGCCGAAATTCTTCCTGTCCGGAGATGCGACGGGCACCGGCGGCATGAACCCGTACTACCGTCCGCTGACCACGGCCACCTTCGCAATCGACTATGCGATCTGGGGAGAGCGCGCAGCCGGGTTCCACCTGACGAACCTCATTTTTCATCTGACGACGACCATCGCCCTGTTCTTCACGGCTCGAAGCTTCACACATCGGAACGTCTCCGCCCTGGCGGCATCGTTGCTCTTTGCGGTGGATCCGGTCCAATCCGAGCCGGTCGGGTACATCAGCGCGCGGGCGGACCTGCTTTGCGCCTTTTTCATGCTCGCGGCCTGCCTGGCCTATTTCCGTTTCGAGGATTCGGAAAAGCACCGGTATCTCGCGCTATCTCTGGCCGCCTTTGCCATGGGGCTCCTCTCCAAGATCGTCGCCCTGGCGATCATTCCATTGCTGGCGCTTCATCTCCTGCAGTTTCGTCGCGACCGGTCCCGATGGATAACCCTGATCCCGTTCGGTGTGCTTGCTCTGGCCTTCATGGCGGCAAGGAGCTGGGTTCTCAAGATGGAAACCTGGGGGACCGACCCCATCCTGGACCGGGTGGCGAACGCGGGGATCCACCTTGTCATTTACATCAAGAATGCCTTCGTGCCGGTCGATCTCGGCGTCTATTACGACTTTCCGCCCGCAAAGTCCCCTTGGGAGCCGGGCGTCGTCGCATCCTGGCTCTTCCTTCTAACGGTCGGATTCGTCCTGTTTCGTCTTGCCCGGCGCTGCCCGGCGGTCGTATTCGGCGCCGGATGGTTCTTCGTGGCGCTGGTTCCCGTGTGCGGAATCTTCATGAAACTGTACCCGACCCCGATCGCCGATCGATACCTCTATATCCCCCTGGTCGGGCTGGCCATCGCCGTCTCGGTCCTGATCGAGAAATTACCCTCCCAGCGCCGATTCCGGTGGGGAAAAGCGGCGCTGCTCCCCGTCGTGGTGGCCTGCATCCTGGCCTTCTCCTTTCAGACCGCAGGGCGGCTGGAAACCTGGCACGACCAGTTGACTTTCTGGCAAGCCGCTGCGGCGGAAGCCCCGTCGAATCCTTATGTCATCAACGCATACGGTTGTGCGCTGCGGATCGCAGGCAATCTGCCCGAGGCCGAAAGAACGCTCAAAGCGGCCATTACGCTTGAGAATGACAGGGCCACGCCCTACATCAACCTGTGCCTTATCGAGCTCCGCCGTTCCAACTTGAAGGCGGCGGAACGCTACACCCTCAGGGCGCTCCAGCTGGAGCCGTTCAATCCGATCGCGCTCAATCTTCTGGCGATCGTCAAGGCGGAGAAGGGTTGGAACCAGGAAGCGATCCTTCTGTTCAGGGAGGCGATCCGCCTGAATCCCTATTACACCGACGCCCGGATCAACCTCGAGATGCTCCTGCGCCAGACGAAGGACGAACTGGGTTGA
- a CDS encoding transporter substrate-binding domain-containing protein has protein sequence MNRGMPAGGVACLVLCAILLLSLPDARADAGVPAARNRLRVLIRPKAALASPSSKSGSQLPSGMVVDILTEISRRGGWTLSWVEIPPDGDVAAALRTGKGDIAGDWGITDARSREFLFSDPYLTLPVNIIVRKGEKAPATPEALAGLRIAVVARNIADDLLTPRADLRLVRHTSLSEALFDLLSGNVDALAHLGPVLLKEAQTAGIDDRIVVLEPPIAESPRAFTMLKGNEETIARLDRELARFIATPEYRRIHEKWFGKPKPYWDARRIVAANIAFLFLVGLAMWGWRTVMLLRANARIAASEAACERAQKYEAVALLAGGMAHNLNNLLTVISGHGEIVRAETGLDDPRQRNIGEILDAADRAAALTGQLLAFSRQSTIFRKVERIDVLLTAALPSIRALSGTRIELSVAPEAGEARVSVDPGLFEKMILEIVKNACEAMPAGGRLRIATGRAEDPAVPERDRRAPAPGRYATLLFADTGCGMDPDTLANVFTPFRTTKEFGRGMGLPSVFGLVKQSDGFIDVESTPGAGTKITVYLPLAEEGRGKTAQ, from the coding sequence ATGAACCGGGGGATGCCGGCCGGGGGCGTCGCCTGTCTCGTCCTCTGCGCAATCCTCCTGCTTTCTCTTCCTGATGCCCGAGCCGACGCCGGAGTGCCCGCAGCCCGGAACCGCCTGCGCGTCCTGATCCGCCCGAAGGCGGCGCTGGCATCCCCGTCCTCCAAGTCCGGCAGTCAGCTCCCCTCCGGCATGGTCGTCGATATCCTCACTGAAATATCCCGCCGGGGCGGGTGGACGCTTTCCTGGGTCGAAATCCCGCCGGACGGCGACGTCGCGGCGGCGCTTCGCACCGGCAAGGGGGACATCGCGGGCGACTGGGGGATCACCGATGCGCGAAGCCGGGAATTCCTGTTCTCCGATCCTTACCTGACCCTGCCGGTCAATATCATCGTCCGGAAGGGGGAGAAGGCCCCCGCGACCCCCGAGGCGCTCGCCGGTCTCCGGATCGCCGTCGTGGCGCGCAATATCGCGGACGACCTGCTGACGCCCCGCGCCGATCTCCGGCTGGTCCGCCACACCTCCCTCTCCGAGGCGTTGTTCGACCTATTGTCCGGAAACGTGGACGCGTTGGCCCACCTGGGGCCCGTTCTGCTGAAGGAGGCCCAGACCGCCGGGATCGACGATCGGATCGTTGTCCTCGAGCCGCCGATCGCCGAAAGCCCGCGCGCATTCACGATGCTGAAAGGAAACGAGGAGACGATCGCGCGCCTCGACCGTGAGCTGGCCCGCTTCATTGCCACGCCGGAGTATCGCCGCATCCACGAGAAGTGGTTCGGCAAGCCGAAGCCCTACTGGGATGCCCGCCGGATCGTCGCCGCGAACATCGCCTTCCTCTTCCTGGTCGGGCTGGCGATGTGGGGGTGGCGAACCGTCATGCTGCTCCGCGCGAATGCCCGGATCGCCGCCAGCGAGGCCGCGTGCGAGCGCGCCCAGAAATACGAGGCGGTTGCCCTGCTCGCCGGGGGCATGGCGCACAATCTCAACAACTTGCTGACGGTCATCAGCGGGCATGGTGAAATCGTACGCGCCGAAACCGGCCTCGATGATCCGCGGCAAAGGAACATCGGCGAAATCCTCGATGCGGCCGACCGGGCGGCAGCCCTGACCGGGCAGCTGCTGGCGTTCAGCCGCCAGTCCACCATTTTCCGGAAGGTCGAGCGGATCGATGTGCTCCTGACTGCGGCCCTCCCTTCGATCCGGGCCCTCTCGGGAACCCGGATCGAGCTGTCCGTCGCGCCGGAAGCCGGAGAGGCGAGGGTGTCCGTCGATCCTGGGCTGTTCGAGAAAATGATCCTGGAGATCGTGAAGAACGCCTGCGAGGCGATGCCGGCCGGCGGCCGGTTGCGGATTGCCACCGGCCGGGCCGAGGATCCGGCCGTTCCCGAAAGGGACCGCCGGGCGCCCGCCCCGGGCCGCTATGCGACGCTCCTGTTTGCGGACACGGGGTGCGGCATGGATCCGGACACATTGGCGAACGTATTCACCCCTTTCCGGACCACGAAGGAATTCGGGCGGGGGATGGGGCTGCCTTCCGTCTTCGGACTCGTGAAGCAGAGCGACGGGTTCATCGACGTGGAAAGCACGCCGGGCGCGGGCACGAAGATCACCGTTTATCTGCCGTTGGCGGAAGAAGGGCGGGGGAAGACGGCTCAGTAG
- the coaD gene encoding pantetheine-phosphate adenylyltransferase yields MKTVAVYPGSFDPPTFGHLDIIERGSRVFSKVIVSVAFNIRKKTMFTPEERVEMLRAMTAPLDNVEVDAFDGLLADYAVAKEANVVLRGLRAVSDFEFEFQMAHVNRKLAPKLDTVIMMTGDKHIYISSSIVKEVARLHGKIDDMVPALVRDRIAAKIRQEQS; encoded by the coding sequence ATGAAGACGGTTGCAGTCTACCCGGGGTCTTTCGATCCGCCCACCTTCGGACACCTCGACATCATCGAGCGCGGCTCGCGCGTCTTCTCGAAGGTGATCGTGTCGGTGGCGTTCAACATCCGCAAGAAGACCATGTTCACCCCCGAAGAGCGGGTCGAGATGCTGCGGGCGATGACCGCGCCGCTTGACAACGTCGAGGTCGACGCCTTCGACGGGCTGCTGGCCGACTACGCGGTCGCGAAGGAAGCCAACGTGGTGCTGCGCGGGCTGCGCGCGGTGTCCGATTTCGAGTTCGAGTTCCAGATGGCGCACGTCAATCGCAAGCTGGCGCCCAAGCTCGACACGGTCATCATGATGACCGGCGACAAGCACATCTACATCAGTTCGAGCATCGTGAAGGAAGTGGCGCGATTGCACGGCAAGATCGACGACATGGTCCCGGCACTCGTCCGCGACCGCATCGCCGCCAAGATCCGGCAAGAGCAGTCATAA
- the rsmD gene encoding 16S rRNA (guanine(966)-N(2))-methyltransferase RsmD codes for MAGKWGGRTLRAPRGMAVRPTTDRVREALFSILGGRVERRAVLDLFGGTGALAIEALSRGAASAVLAEPDPDAFAALTANLASIGASDAETIKGDFRKAIRRLAGQGRRFDLVFLDPPYGKGMAASASKALTEAGLLAEGAIVVVEEASRTPDEAFPAGWDVQVDRRYGDTRLKIFAVTAPPASGRTPGQEP; via the coding sequence GTGGCGGGGAAATGGGGCGGACGGACGCTGCGCGCTCCCCGCGGCATGGCGGTGCGGCCGACGACCGACCGGGTCCGCGAGGCGTTGTTCAGCATCCTGGGCGGCCGTGTCGAACGGCGGGCGGTGCTCGACCTTTTTGGCGGCACGGGCGCCCTGGCGATCGAGGCGCTCTCCCGCGGCGCCGCCTCCGCGGTGCTGGCCGAGCCCGATCCCGACGCGTTCGCGGCGTTGACCGCCAATCTCGCGTCGATCGGGGCGTCGGATGCCGAGACGATCAAGGGCGACTTCCGGAAGGCGATCCGGCGGCTCGCGGGGCAGGGGCGACGGTTCGATCTCGTGTTCCTCGACCCGCCTTACGGCAAGGGGATGGCCGCATCGGCCTCGAAGGCGCTGACCGAAGCCGGCCTGCTGGCGGAAGGGGCGATCGTGGTCGTCGAAGAGGCGTCCCGCACGCCCGACGAGGCCTTCCCGGCGGGCTGGGATGTGCAGGTCGACCGCCGGTACGGCGACACGCGCCTGAAGATATTCGCGGTAACGGCACCACCAGCCAGCGGGCGAACGCCCGGACAGGAGCCATAG
- a CDS encoding efflux RND transporter periplasmic adaptor subunit yields the protein MKTRSLLIRVIAGALVVTAALFAAYRIRAGAGTPVDTFPAVRAPIEEIVTAVSAGTVKAVREATLSPEAMITGIRFVEVRVDAGSSVRKGELLARGVDPEMAREAEAAAEDARTAEAALRGAEARRDEALQRYRADLARAENALKQATADQRRAESLHREGFLPLSEKESVDTRLNDTREMVRLSESGAAAVQALEREIEADKSRILSARTRARLVAERERKLSIVAPFSGIITKKLVEVGETKIAGSPLFVLADPSATYIEAQIDETESARVRVGQKCRLLPDAYQGQTFEGRVSEVMPVVEASKDVSRANVIRVVAVSPPHPLRLGMSADIEVVVGRKEKTLQVPSSAIMEREGKKFVYVISDGKVARRDVATGIGNWDRTEILSGLSPGDPVVISLEQKDLAPGVRVVARRR from the coding sequence TTGAAGACTCGATCCCTCCTGATCCGGGTGATCGCCGGGGCGCTCGTCGTCACGGCGGCGCTGTTCGCGGCCTATCGTATCCGTGCCGGCGCCGGCACGCCCGTGGACACCTTCCCCGCCGTCCGGGCGCCGATCGAGGAGATCGTCACCGCGGTCTCGGCCGGAACCGTCAAGGCCGTGCGGGAAGCCACCCTGTCGCCGGAGGCGATGATCACGGGCATCCGCTTCGTCGAAGTGCGTGTCGATGCCGGGAGTTCGGTTCGCAAGGGCGAGCTGCTCGCCCGCGGCGTCGACCCCGAGATGGCCCGGGAAGCCGAGGCCGCCGCCGAGGACGCCCGGACCGCCGAGGCCGCTCTCCGGGGCGCCGAAGCCCGGCGCGACGAGGCGCTCCAGCGTTATCGCGCCGACCTCGCCCGCGCCGAGAACGCCCTGAAGCAGGCGACGGCCGACCAGCGCAGGGCCGAGTCGCTCCACCGCGAAGGGTTTCTCCCCCTCTCCGAAAAAGAATCCGTCGACACGCGGCTGAACGACACCCGGGAGATGGTCCGCCTATCCGAAAGCGGCGCCGCCGCCGTCCAGGCGCTGGAACGCGAGATCGAGGCCGACAAGAGCCGGATCCTCTCGGCTCGCACCCGGGCCAGGCTCGTGGCAGAGCGCGAGCGCAAACTTTCGATCGTCGCCCCCTTCTCCGGAATCATCACGAAGAAGCTGGTCGAGGTCGGCGAAACCAAGATCGCCGGCTCTCCCCTCTTCGTGCTGGCCGATCCCTCCGCCACCTACATCGAGGCGCAGATCGACGAGACCGAGTCGGCGCGCGTCCGCGTCGGCCAGAAATGTCGGCTCCTCCCCGACGCCTACCAGGGGCAGACCTTCGAGGGGCGCGTCTCCGAAGTCATGCCGGTCGTCGAAGCTTCCAAGGACGTTTCCCGCGCCAACGTGATCCGGGTGGTGGCCGTCTCCCCGCCCCATCCGCTGCGGCTCGGGATGTCGGCCGACATCGAGGTCGTGGTCGGCCGCAAGGAAAAAACGCTGCAGGTGCCCTCGTCGGCCATCATGGAGCGGGAAGGAAAGAAGTTCGTCTACGTCATTTCGGACGGCAAAGTCGCCCGCCGCGACGTCGCGACGGGCATCGGCAACTGGGACCGGACCGAGATCCTCTCCGGCCTCTCGCCCGGCGATCCGGTCGTCATCTCGCTCGAGCAGAAAGACCTCGCCCCCGGGGTGCGCGTCGTTGCCCGCCGACGCTGA
- a CDS encoding response regulator — MTTILIVDDSRTMRKVISNRITETGLRIDKILEAQHGQDALEILSAASVDLVLTDINMPVMNGLDLISRIRDNPAWDALPVLVVSTEGKGPMGKEAIIRGANNLLRKPFTAENIRELLEGYLKVSAR; from the coding sequence ATGACGACGATCCTGATCGTGGACGACTCCAGGACGATGCGGAAGGTCATCTCGAACCGGATCACCGAGACGGGCCTCCGGATCGACAAGATTCTCGAGGCGCAGCACGGGCAGGACGCCCTCGAAATCCTTTCGGCCGCATCGGTCGACCTCGTGCTCACCGACATCAACATGCCCGTCATGAACGGGCTCGACCTCATCTCCCGGATCAGGGACAACCCGGCCTGGGACGCGCTTCCGGTCCTGGTCGTCTCGACCGAGGGGAAAGGCCCCATGGGCAAGGAAGCGATCATCCGGGGAGCCAACAACCTCTTGCGCAAGCCGTTCACGGCGGAAAATATCCGGGAGCTCCTCGAAGGCTACCTCAAAGTTTCCGCGCGTTGA
- a CDS encoding glycosyltransferase family 39 protein: MRAPGSLSIDYRPWIIALFVLGTFSIGIRNQFVWDDFDFILRNAYLHDLGNIPRFLFSGDAAGTGFDNPYYRPLTTATFALDYALWGGNPAGFHATNVALHLLTCIVLYRTLLHLTAAPSAALGATLLFSVHPAHSEPVGYISARADILCALFMLLSLLQFLRAEESGNRRHLALSLASFVLALLSKIVALVLPPLLILHLIWAGNRTKSAKTLLPFAALSIAFLILRSRVLVMEAWGPVSFHVRAASAGPYLLGYIRNALAPVDLKVFCDVPLRSGFSDPAVLASWLCIGAIGVATLLLARRRPLVSFGIAWFFAALLPVCGLVTILFPARMADRYLYIPLLGLAFVVASVWKEAASSGRSMAFRKGAVAVIGVLVLAAAAGTALRLQVWRDSLAMWSTAVADAPGSLYAKNGLAATYMEKESFAEAERILNEVIAIRDDNAQTRINLAGIEFRRGNLDKMEVHVNRALELRPLSHVALTYLGVIKARKGWTREAMLLFQEALRLNPSYDYARENIDIIRRHLPAEESPRNGA, from the coding sequence ATGCGCGCGCCCGGCAGTTTGTCGATCGATTACCGCCCCTGGATCATCGCCCTCTTCGTGCTGGGCACCTTTTCGATCGGCATCCGGAACCAGTTCGTATGGGACGATTTCGATTTCATCCTCCGGAATGCCTACCTGCACGACCTGGGGAATATCCCCCGATTCCTTTTTTCCGGCGATGCGGCGGGCACCGGATTCGACAATCCGTACTACCGTCCGCTGACGACGGCCACCTTTGCGCTCGATTACGCGCTCTGGGGGGGGAATCCCGCCGGTTTCCACGCGACGAACGTCGCCCTGCACCTGCTGACATGCATCGTTCTTTACCGGACACTCCTGCATCTCACCGCCGCCCCTTCCGCGGCGCTGGGCGCGACGCTCCTTTTTTCGGTCCACCCGGCCCATTCGGAGCCGGTCGGCTACATCAGCGCACGGGCGGACATCCTATGCGCCCTGTTCATGCTGCTGTCGCTTCTGCAATTCCTCCGGGCCGAAGAATCCGGAAATCGCAGGCATCTCGCCCTGTCGCTCGCCTCGTTCGTCCTGGCGCTTCTGTCCAAGATCGTCGCACTGGTCCTACCGCCGCTCCTCATCCTTCACCTGATCTGGGCCGGCAACCGCACAAAGTCGGCGAAGACGCTCCTCCCATTCGCCGCGCTATCCATCGCATTCCTGATCCTTCGCAGCCGGGTCCTGGTGATGGAGGCCTGGGGACCGGTTTCTTTCCACGTCCGCGCGGCAAGCGCGGGGCCGTATCTCCTCGGCTACATCCGGAACGCCCTGGCGCCGGTCGACCTGAAGGTGTTCTGCGATGTGCCGCTGAGATCGGGGTTCTCTGATCCCGCCGTGCTCGCATCCTGGCTTTGCATCGGCGCCATCGGGGTCGCCACCCTGCTCCTTGCCCGCCGTCGCCCGCTGGTCTCCTTCGGAATCGCATGGTTCTTCGCCGCGCTGTTGCCGGTATGCGGTCTCGTGACGATCCTGTTCCCGGCCCGAATGGCGGACCGCTATCTTTACATCCCGCTGCTGGGCCTGGCCTTTGTCGTTGCGTCGGTATGGAAGGAGGCCGCATCTTCAGGACGATCGATGGCATTCCGCAAAGGGGCGGTCGCGGTCATCGGGGTGCTGGTCCTGGCCGCCGCGGCAGGGACCGCCCTGCGCTTGCAGGTTTGGCGTGATTCGCTGGCCATGTGGTCGACGGCCGTGGCGGATGCCCCGGGAAGCCTTTATGCGAAGAACGGGCTCGCGGCTACCTACATGGAAAAAGAATCGTTCGCGGAAGCCGAGCGGATCCTGAATGAAGTCATCGCCATCCGGGATGACAACGCTCAAACGAGGATCAACCTGGCGGGGATCGAGTTCCGGCGGGGAAATCTCGACAAGATGGAAGTCCATGTCAATCGCGCGCTTGAACTCCGCCCCCTCAGCCACGTGGCCCTCACGTACCTGGGCGTCATCAAGGCCCGGAAGGGATGGACCCGCGAGGCGATGCTGTTGTTCCAGGAGGCTCTCCGCCTGAATCCCTCGTATGACTATGCCCGAGAAAACATCGACATCATCCGCAGGCACCTTCCGGCAGAGGAATCTCCCCGAAACGGCGCCTGA